A single region of the Massilia sp. erpn genome encodes:
- a CDS encoding SWIB/MDM2 domain-containing protein yields the protein MATAKKTPAAPAKKAAAKAAPAKKAAPAKAAAKPAAKKAAPAARKPNAAFMKAMTPSSALSAVVGASPLPRTEVTKKVWDYIKKLNLQDPANRRMINADDKLKAVFGGKAQVSMFEMTKLISDHLS from the coding sequence ATGGCAACAGCCAAGAAAACCCCAGCAGCACCAGCAAAAAAGGCCGCCGCCAAAGCGGCTCCAGCCAAGAAGGCCGCTCCGGCCAAAGCAGCAGCCAAGCCAGCAGCGAAGAAAGCAGCACCCGCCGCACGCAAACCCAATGCAGCCTTCATGAAAGCGATGACGCCATCGAGCGCACTGTCTGCCGTGGTAGGCGCGAGCCCCCTGCCACGCACCGAAGTGACCAAGAAGGTCTGGGACTACATCAAGAAACTGAATCTGCAGGATCCGGCCAACCGCCGCATGATCAACGCCGACGACAAGCTGAAAGCTGTGTTTGGCGGCAAAGCGCAAGTATCCATGTTCGAGATGACCAAGCTGATCTCCGACCACCTGAGCTGA